A region from the Dendropsophus ebraccatus isolate aDenEbr1 chromosome 1, aDenEbr1.pat, whole genome shotgun sequence genome encodes:
- the SPDL1 gene encoding protein Spindly isoform X3 has product MDQSDIVLKLRRQLKEAEEERDRAAQYGLQLLESQSDLQNQLEEQRNEMTSTIENLEQEKYSLQREVELKNRMLESISSECENIKQQQKACLEQLQEQLERNHNREMGELKDKMEKLKAELDEARLSEKQLKHKLDHQTELLANKSEELRMMSERAHETMSSEMVTLQMEIDELESKKAQLEEEMNELQYRQQQLVLTNGNQSRQLERLQVEKEEREKEAVSYFNALEKAREANMELQIQLDSALQKAQDPNSKGNSLFAEVEDRRAEMERQMIGMKVQYQSLQKQHAFSRQQMHRMKVQIATLLQLKGSKCDPEQLERLQSMIAQKNSEVEKLLVKVRQLEKCQQNLENGPSKINTDPLVQGDEAYYVDLLKMKLENSSKEMEKIKDELSLQRMKALAESQRVLELERKLFTTDRHLKLSQSENMKLRVGLDELKMKYEPDEIGKLRTQRRRREQLPLDCPAEDVANGTDLPVLAVDPSLPGSPPEERGNVALSEENAYSAEEKPAPSAEQDVPSVPMSDEKPSSTQPVKERKRVRIAEDVTDTQTLSKKDCSITSTSPRGRLVKLYLPLIYLDKIKNVIICLYLYFQKHNAE; this is encoded by the exons ATGGACCAGTCAGATATAGTCTTAAAGCTCCGACGTCAGCTAAaggaggctgaagaggagagagACAGGGCTGCTCAGTATGGCCTCCAACTTCTGGAAAGTCAAAGTGACCTACAGAATCAGCTTGAGGAGCAGCGGAATGAGATGACCAGCACTATTGAG AACTTGGAGCAAGAAAAATATTCGCTCCAGCGGGAAGTGGAACTTAAAAACCGGATGCTAGAGAGTATATCGTCAGAATGTGAGAATATAAAGCAGCAGCAGAAGGCTTGTCTGGAGCAGCTACAGGAACAACTAGAGAGGAACCATAATCGGGAGATGGGTGAACTGAAGGATAAG ATGGAGAAGCTGAAAGCCGAATTAGATGAAGCAAGATTAAGTGAGAAACAACTAAAACACAAACTTGACCATCAGACTGAGCTGCTAGCAAACAAATCGGAGGAGCTGCGCATGATGTCTGAGCGTGCGCACGAAACTATGTCTTCAGAAATGGTCACCCTCCAGATGGAAATAGATGAACTTGAAAGTAAAAAG GCACAGCTAGAGGAAGAGATGAATGAATTACAGTATCGCCAGCAGCAACTTGTTCTGACTAATGGAAACCAAAGTCGCCAGCTGGAACGGCTTCAGGTGGAGAAGGAAGAGCGAGAAAAAGAGGCAGTTAGTTATTTCAATGCTTTGGAg AAAGCACGTGAAGCAAACATGGAGCTGCAGATTCAACTTGACAGTGCATTACAGAAGGCTCAAGACCCCAACAGTAAAGGCAATTCCTTGTTTGCAGAG GTGGAAGATCGTAGAGCAGAAATGGAACGTCAAATGATCGGCATGAAGGTGCAGTACCAGTCGCTTCAGAAGCAACATGCTTTCTCTAGACAACAGATGCATCGAATGAAG GTGCAAATAGCAACTTTGTTGCAGTTAAAAGGTTCAAAGTGTGACCCTGAACAACTGGAAAGATTACAGTCAATGATTGCACAGAAGAACAGTGAAGTTGAGAAACTGTTAGTAAAAGTGCGCCAACTAGAAAAATGTCAG CAGAACTTAGAAAATGGCCCCTCCAAGATAAATACTGACCCGCTGGTACAAGGTGATGAAGCCTATTATGTGGATTTACTTAAAATGAAACTAGAGAATTCAAG TaaggagatggagaagataaAAGATGAATTATCTCTGCAAAGAATGAAAGCTTTAGCAGAAAGCCAACGGGTGTTGGAGCTGGAACGGAAGCTTTTTACCACTGATAGGCATCTTAAACTCTCCCAGAGTGAAAACATGAAACTTCGTGTGGGCCTGGATGAACTCAAAATGAAATATGAGCCTGATG AAATTGGTAAGCTGCGAACTCAGAGACGAAGACGAGAACAACTTCCCCTTGACTGTCCAGCTGAAGATGTAGCTAATGGTACAGATCTGCCTGTCCTTGCTGTAGATCCTTCTCTTCCCGGCAGTCCTCCTGAAGAGAGAGGAAATGTAGCGTTATCAGAAGAAAATGCCTACTCTGCTGAAGAGAAACCTGCACCTTCTGCTGAACAAGACGTGCCTAGTGTACCCATGAGTGATGAAAAACCCAGCAGTACCCAACCTGTGAAAGAGCGGAAAAGAGTAAGAATAGCAGAAGATGTTACTGACACCCAGACATTAAgtaaaaaggactgcagcataaCATCTACATCCCCCAG
- the SPDL1 gene encoding protein Spindly isoform X4, producing MDQSDIVLKLRRQLKEAEEERDRAAQYGLQLLESQSDLQNQLEEQRNEMTSTIENLEQEKYSLQREVELKNRMLESISSECENIKQQQKACLEQLQEQLERNHNREMGELKDKMEKLKAELDEARLSEKQLKHKLDHQTELLANKSEELRMMSERAHETMSSEMVTLQMEIDELESKKAQLEEEMNELQYRQQQLVLTNGNQSRQLERLQVEKEEREKEAVSYFNALEKAREANMELQIQLDSALQKAQDPNSKGNSLFAEVEDRRAEMERQMIGMKVQYQSLQKQHAFSRQQMHRMKVQIATLLQLKGSKCDPEQLERLQSMIAQKNSEVEKLLVKVRQLEKCQQNLENGPSKINTDPLVQGDEAYYVDLLKMKLENSSKEMEKIKDELSLQRMKALAESQRVLELERKLFTTDRHLKLSQSENMKLRVGLDELKMKYEPDEIGKLRTQRRRREQLPLDCPAEDVANGTDLPVLAVDPSLPGSPPEERGNVALSEENAYSAEEKPAPSAEQDVPSVPMSDEKPSSTQPVKERKRVRIAEDVTDTQTLSKKDCSITSTSPSNPASRAPKL from the exons ATGGACCAGTCAGATATAGTCTTAAAGCTCCGACGTCAGCTAAaggaggctgaagaggagagagACAGGGCTGCTCAGTATGGCCTCCAACTTCTGGAAAGTCAAAGTGACCTACAGAATCAGCTTGAGGAGCAGCGGAATGAGATGACCAGCACTATTGAG AACTTGGAGCAAGAAAAATATTCGCTCCAGCGGGAAGTGGAACTTAAAAACCGGATGCTAGAGAGTATATCGTCAGAATGTGAGAATATAAAGCAGCAGCAGAAGGCTTGTCTGGAGCAGCTACAGGAACAACTAGAGAGGAACCATAATCGGGAGATGGGTGAACTGAAGGATAAG ATGGAGAAGCTGAAAGCCGAATTAGATGAAGCAAGATTAAGTGAGAAACAACTAAAACACAAACTTGACCATCAGACTGAGCTGCTAGCAAACAAATCGGAGGAGCTGCGCATGATGTCTGAGCGTGCGCACGAAACTATGTCTTCAGAAATGGTCACCCTCCAGATGGAAATAGATGAACTTGAAAGTAAAAAG GCACAGCTAGAGGAAGAGATGAATGAATTACAGTATCGCCAGCAGCAACTTGTTCTGACTAATGGAAACCAAAGTCGCCAGCTGGAACGGCTTCAGGTGGAGAAGGAAGAGCGAGAAAAAGAGGCAGTTAGTTATTTCAATGCTTTGGAg AAAGCACGTGAAGCAAACATGGAGCTGCAGATTCAACTTGACAGTGCATTACAGAAGGCTCAAGACCCCAACAGTAAAGGCAATTCCTTGTTTGCAGAG GTGGAAGATCGTAGAGCAGAAATGGAACGTCAAATGATCGGCATGAAGGTGCAGTACCAGTCGCTTCAGAAGCAACATGCTTTCTCTAGACAACAGATGCATCGAATGAAG GTGCAAATAGCAACTTTGTTGCAGTTAAAAGGTTCAAAGTGTGACCCTGAACAACTGGAAAGATTACAGTCAATGATTGCACAGAAGAACAGTGAAGTTGAGAAACTGTTAGTAAAAGTGCGCCAACTAGAAAAATGTCAG CAGAACTTAGAAAATGGCCCCTCCAAGATAAATACTGACCCGCTGGTACAAGGTGATGAAGCCTATTATGTGGATTTACTTAAAATGAAACTAGAGAATTCAAG TaaggagatggagaagataaAAGATGAATTATCTCTGCAAAGAATGAAAGCTTTAGCAGAAAGCCAACGGGTGTTGGAGCTGGAACGGAAGCTTTTTACCACTGATAGGCATCTTAAACTCTCCCAGAGTGAAAACATGAAACTTCGTGTGGGCCTGGATGAACTCAAAATGAAATATGAGCCTGATG AAATTGGTAAGCTGCGAACTCAGAGACGAAGACGAGAACAACTTCCCCTTGACTGTCCAGCTGAAGATGTAGCTAATGGTACAGATCTGCCTGTCCTTGCTGTAGATCCTTCTCTTCCCGGCAGTCCTCCTGAAGAGAGAGGAAATGTAGCGTTATCAGAAGAAAATGCCTACTCTGCTGAAGAGAAACCTGCACCTTCTGCTGAACAAGACGTGCCTAGTGTACCCATGAGTGATGAAAAACCCAGCAGTACCCAACCTGTGAAAGAGCGGAAAAGAGTAAGAATAGCAGAAGATGTTACTGACACCCAGACATTAAgtaaaaaggactgcagcataaCATCTACATCCCCCAG
- the SPDL1 gene encoding protein Spindly isoform X2: protein MDQSDIVLKLRRQLKEAEEERDRAAQYGLQLLESQSDLQNQLEEQRNEMTSTIENLEQEKYSLQREVELKNRMLESISSECENIKQQQKACLEQLQEQLERNHNREMGELKDKMEKLKAELDEARLSEKQLKHKLDHQTELLANKSEELRMMSERAHETMSSEMVTLQMEIDELESKKAQLEEEMNELQYRQQQLVLTNGNQSRQLERLQVEKEEREKEAVSYFNALEKAREANMELQIQLDSALQKAQDPNSKGNSLFAEVEDRRAEMERQMIGMKVQYQSLQKQHAFSRQQMHRMKVQIATLLQLKGSKCDPEQLERLQSMIAQKNSEVEKLLVKVRQLEKCQNLENGPSKINTDPLVQGDEAYYVDLLKMKLENSSKEMEKIKDELSLQRMKALAESQRVLELERKLFTTDRHLKLSQSENMKLRVGLDELKMKYEPDEIGKLRTQRRRREQLPLDCPAEDVANGTDLPVLAVDPSLPGSPPEERGNVALSEENAYSAEEKPAPSAEQDVPSVPMSDEKPSSTQPVKERKRVRIAEDVTDTQTLSKKDCSITSTSPRSSAGDSSHEPTKADEEKDLRKCERKSRHRAQPVLHVSSKPTSVTQCPQQ from the exons ATGGACCAGTCAGATATAGTCTTAAAGCTCCGACGTCAGCTAAaggaggctgaagaggagagagACAGGGCTGCTCAGTATGGCCTCCAACTTCTGGAAAGTCAAAGTGACCTACAGAATCAGCTTGAGGAGCAGCGGAATGAGATGACCAGCACTATTGAG AACTTGGAGCAAGAAAAATATTCGCTCCAGCGGGAAGTGGAACTTAAAAACCGGATGCTAGAGAGTATATCGTCAGAATGTGAGAATATAAAGCAGCAGCAGAAGGCTTGTCTGGAGCAGCTACAGGAACAACTAGAGAGGAACCATAATCGGGAGATGGGTGAACTGAAGGATAAG ATGGAGAAGCTGAAAGCCGAATTAGATGAAGCAAGATTAAGTGAGAAACAACTAAAACACAAACTTGACCATCAGACTGAGCTGCTAGCAAACAAATCGGAGGAGCTGCGCATGATGTCTGAGCGTGCGCACGAAACTATGTCTTCAGAAATGGTCACCCTCCAGATGGAAATAGATGAACTTGAAAGTAAAAAG GCACAGCTAGAGGAAGAGATGAATGAATTACAGTATCGCCAGCAGCAACTTGTTCTGACTAATGGAAACCAAAGTCGCCAGCTGGAACGGCTTCAGGTGGAGAAGGAAGAGCGAGAAAAAGAGGCAGTTAGTTATTTCAATGCTTTGGAg AAAGCACGTGAAGCAAACATGGAGCTGCAGATTCAACTTGACAGTGCATTACAGAAGGCTCAAGACCCCAACAGTAAAGGCAATTCCTTGTTTGCAGAG GTGGAAGATCGTAGAGCAGAAATGGAACGTCAAATGATCGGCATGAAGGTGCAGTACCAGTCGCTTCAGAAGCAACATGCTTTCTCTAGACAACAGATGCATCGAATGAAG GTGCAAATAGCAACTTTGTTGCAGTTAAAAGGTTCAAAGTGTGACCCTGAACAACTGGAAAGATTACAGTCAATGATTGCACAGAAGAACAGTGAAGTTGAGAAACTGTTAGTAAAAGTGCGCCAACTAGAAAAATGTCAG AACTTAGAAAATGGCCCCTCCAAGATAAATACTGACCCGCTGGTACAAGGTGATGAAGCCTATTATGTGGATTTACTTAAAATGAAACTAGAGAATTCAAG TaaggagatggagaagataaAAGATGAATTATCTCTGCAAAGAATGAAAGCTTTAGCAGAAAGCCAACGGGTGTTGGAGCTGGAACGGAAGCTTTTTACCACTGATAGGCATCTTAAACTCTCCCAGAGTGAAAACATGAAACTTCGTGTGGGCCTGGATGAACTCAAAATGAAATATGAGCCTGATG AAATTGGTAAGCTGCGAACTCAGAGACGAAGACGAGAACAACTTCCCCTTGACTGTCCAGCTGAAGATGTAGCTAATGGTACAGATCTGCCTGTCCTTGCTGTAGATCCTTCTCTTCCCGGCAGTCCTCCTGAAGAGAGAGGAAATGTAGCGTTATCAGAAGAAAATGCCTACTCTGCTGAAGAGAAACCTGCACCTTCTGCTGAACAAGACGTGCCTAGTGTACCCATGAGTGATGAAAAACCCAGCAGTACCCAACCTGTGAAAGAGCGGAAAAGAGTAAGAATAGCAGAAGATGTTACTGACACCCAGACATTAAgtaaaaaggactgcagcataaCATCTACATCCCCCAG
- the SPDL1 gene encoding protein Spindly isoform X1 yields MDQSDIVLKLRRQLKEAEEERDRAAQYGLQLLESQSDLQNQLEEQRNEMTSTIENLEQEKYSLQREVELKNRMLESISSECENIKQQQKACLEQLQEQLERNHNREMGELKDKMEKLKAELDEARLSEKQLKHKLDHQTELLANKSEELRMMSERAHETMSSEMVTLQMEIDELESKKAQLEEEMNELQYRQQQLVLTNGNQSRQLERLQVEKEEREKEAVSYFNALEKAREANMELQIQLDSALQKAQDPNSKGNSLFAEVEDRRAEMERQMIGMKVQYQSLQKQHAFSRQQMHRMKVQIATLLQLKGSKCDPEQLERLQSMIAQKNSEVEKLLVKVRQLEKCQQNLENGPSKINTDPLVQGDEAYYVDLLKMKLENSSKEMEKIKDELSLQRMKALAESQRVLELERKLFTTDRHLKLSQSENMKLRVGLDELKMKYEPDEIGKLRTQRRRREQLPLDCPAEDVANGTDLPVLAVDPSLPGSPPEERGNVALSEENAYSAEEKPAPSAEQDVPSVPMSDEKPSSTQPVKERKRVRIAEDVTDTQTLSKKDCSITSTSPRSSAGDSSHEPTKADEEKDLRKCERKSRHRAQPVLHVSSKPTSVTQCPQQ; encoded by the exons ATGGACCAGTCAGATATAGTCTTAAAGCTCCGACGTCAGCTAAaggaggctgaagaggagagagACAGGGCTGCTCAGTATGGCCTCCAACTTCTGGAAAGTCAAAGTGACCTACAGAATCAGCTTGAGGAGCAGCGGAATGAGATGACCAGCACTATTGAG AACTTGGAGCAAGAAAAATATTCGCTCCAGCGGGAAGTGGAACTTAAAAACCGGATGCTAGAGAGTATATCGTCAGAATGTGAGAATATAAAGCAGCAGCAGAAGGCTTGTCTGGAGCAGCTACAGGAACAACTAGAGAGGAACCATAATCGGGAGATGGGTGAACTGAAGGATAAG ATGGAGAAGCTGAAAGCCGAATTAGATGAAGCAAGATTAAGTGAGAAACAACTAAAACACAAACTTGACCATCAGACTGAGCTGCTAGCAAACAAATCGGAGGAGCTGCGCATGATGTCTGAGCGTGCGCACGAAACTATGTCTTCAGAAATGGTCACCCTCCAGATGGAAATAGATGAACTTGAAAGTAAAAAG GCACAGCTAGAGGAAGAGATGAATGAATTACAGTATCGCCAGCAGCAACTTGTTCTGACTAATGGAAACCAAAGTCGCCAGCTGGAACGGCTTCAGGTGGAGAAGGAAGAGCGAGAAAAAGAGGCAGTTAGTTATTTCAATGCTTTGGAg AAAGCACGTGAAGCAAACATGGAGCTGCAGATTCAACTTGACAGTGCATTACAGAAGGCTCAAGACCCCAACAGTAAAGGCAATTCCTTGTTTGCAGAG GTGGAAGATCGTAGAGCAGAAATGGAACGTCAAATGATCGGCATGAAGGTGCAGTACCAGTCGCTTCAGAAGCAACATGCTTTCTCTAGACAACAGATGCATCGAATGAAG GTGCAAATAGCAACTTTGTTGCAGTTAAAAGGTTCAAAGTGTGACCCTGAACAACTGGAAAGATTACAGTCAATGATTGCACAGAAGAACAGTGAAGTTGAGAAACTGTTAGTAAAAGTGCGCCAACTAGAAAAATGTCAG CAGAACTTAGAAAATGGCCCCTCCAAGATAAATACTGACCCGCTGGTACAAGGTGATGAAGCCTATTATGTGGATTTACTTAAAATGAAACTAGAGAATTCAAG TaaggagatggagaagataaAAGATGAATTATCTCTGCAAAGAATGAAAGCTTTAGCAGAAAGCCAACGGGTGTTGGAGCTGGAACGGAAGCTTTTTACCACTGATAGGCATCTTAAACTCTCCCAGAGTGAAAACATGAAACTTCGTGTGGGCCTGGATGAACTCAAAATGAAATATGAGCCTGATG AAATTGGTAAGCTGCGAACTCAGAGACGAAGACGAGAACAACTTCCCCTTGACTGTCCAGCTGAAGATGTAGCTAATGGTACAGATCTGCCTGTCCTTGCTGTAGATCCTTCTCTTCCCGGCAGTCCTCCTGAAGAGAGAGGAAATGTAGCGTTATCAGAAGAAAATGCCTACTCTGCTGAAGAGAAACCTGCACCTTCTGCTGAACAAGACGTGCCTAGTGTACCCATGAGTGATGAAAAACCCAGCAGTACCCAACCTGTGAAAGAGCGGAAAAGAGTAAGAATAGCAGAAGATGTTACTGACACCCAGACATTAAgtaaaaaggactgcagcataaCATCTACATCCCCCAG